One genomic region from Streptomyces sp. NBC_00457 encodes:
- a CDS encoding metallophosphoesterase, translating into MVIVVSVFVLALFGALHWYVWRRLIRDTTPKGAFLRRAGSIVFVAGPLLSMAAMTAEGDGVPFLLQRILAWPGYLWLALFLYLLLALLVGEAMRPVLRRWLAHRGAGADARQRILPTAQSAEVAEVQATDSDAEELVSADEPLTATAHRGDSDASASRGTAPVTVLDPPHVSEPTLSAGTAPTGPSRRLFVSRVVGGAAAAVAVGTVGYGTYGVLRGPKVKRLTVPLAKLPRSAHGFRIAVVSDIHVGPILGRGFAQRVVDTINATQPDLIAVVGDLVDGSVENLTPAVEPLAGLRAQHGAYFVTGNHEYISGAEPWIEKVRELGLRPLENARTELPGFDLAGVNDVRGEEEGQGPDFGRALGDRDRSRTAVLLAHQPVVIDEAVRHGVDLQLSGHTHGGQLWPGNLLAKLANPTVAGLERYGDTQLYVSRGAGAWGPPVRVGAPSDITVVELASMQA; encoded by the coding sequence GTGGTCATCGTCGTATCCGTCTTCGTCCTGGCGTTGTTCGGCGCACTCCACTGGTACGTGTGGCGCCGCCTCATACGGGACACCACACCCAAGGGGGCGTTCCTCCGACGAGCCGGAAGCATCGTCTTCGTGGCCGGGCCCCTGCTGTCGATGGCGGCCATGACAGCGGAGGGCGACGGTGTCCCTTTCCTTCTGCAGCGGATCCTGGCCTGGCCCGGGTATCTGTGGCTGGCGCTGTTCCTGTACCTGCTGCTCGCGTTGCTGGTTGGTGAGGCCATGCGGCCTGTGCTGCGGCGGTGGCTCGCGCATCGTGGCGCCGGGGCAGACGCGCGACAGCGGATTCTCCCGACGGCGCAGTCCGCGGAAGTGGCGGAAGTGCAAGCGACCGACTCCGACGCGGAGGAACTCGTTTCGGCCGACGAGCCGCTGACCGCGACGGCGCATCGCGGCGATTCCGATGCCTCTGCCTCACGAGGCACCGCGCCCGTCACCGTGCTGGACCCTCCGCACGTATCGGAGCCGACGTTGTCGGCCGGCACCGCCCCCACCGGCCCGTCGCGCCGTCTCTTCGTCTCCCGCGTCGTGGGCGGGGCCGCCGCGGCCGTCGCCGTCGGCACCGTCGGCTACGGCACGTACGGTGTCCTCCGCGGGCCCAAGGTGAAGCGCCTCACGGTTCCGCTGGCCAAACTGCCGCGCAGTGCGCACGGGTTCCGGATCGCCGTCGTCAGCGACATCCACGTCGGTCCCATCCTGGGCCGTGGCTTCGCCCAGCGGGTCGTCGACACCATCAACGCGACCCAGCCAGACCTGATCGCGGTCGTCGGCGACCTGGTGGACGGCAGCGTCGAGAACCTCACTCCGGCCGTCGAACCACTCGCCGGGCTCCGGGCACAGCACGGCGCGTACTTCGTCACGGGCAACCATGAGTACATCTCCGGTGCCGAGCCGTGGATCGAGAAGGTACGGGAGCTGGGACTGCGCCCGCTGGAGAACGCCCGCACCGAGCTGCCCGGCTTCGACCTGGCGGGCGTCAACGACGTCCGCGGTGAAGAGGAGGGCCAAGGCCCCGACTTCGGCAGAGCACTTGGCGACCGCGACCGTTCCCGCACGGCCGTCCTCCTCGCCCACCAACCCGTCGTCATCGACGAGGCCGTACGTCACGGTGTCGACCTCCAGCTCTCCGGCCACACCCACGGCGGTCAACTCTGGCCGGGCAATCTCCTCGCCAAACTGGCCAACCCCACGGTCGCCGGACTGGAGCGCTACGGCGACACCCAGCTGTACGTGAGCCGCGGTGCCGGCGCCTGGGGCCCGCCGGTGCGTGTGGGCGCTCCGTCCGACATCACCGTCGTCGAACTCGCCTCGATGCAGGCGTAG
- a CDS encoding NAD(P)H-dependent amine dehydrogenase family protein, whose protein sequence is MSDHQPGRTPPGRYRVAQWATGHTGAHALRCVIEHPRYDLVGVYVYADAKVGRDAGELCGMEPTGVRATGSIDDILAASPDCVLYMPVLEAVRTDEICQLLESGANVVTSVTDFHYPEGLDPDVRQRIQAACQRGCTSLHATGSSPGWITEVFPLAVTALQRRLDRLTIEEFADMTTRNSPELLSQMFGGDPAAMDLTRVAASLGEDFGTSLRQLADGLSVPLDEVTATGTVGTAAKPVKVATTTVEAGTVAAWRFEVTGWRDGKPFMVVRPTWYLTQDLEQDWKGQVRDTGWHVVVEGDAPLDIDIRVTSENYAAVSPGYSAHIVVNAVPLVCEAPPGIRTTLDLPRMVADLA, encoded by the coding sequence GTGTCTGATCACCAGCCCGGCAGGACACCGCCCGGACGCTACCGAGTCGCTCAATGGGCGACCGGTCACACCGGGGCACACGCCCTGCGATGCGTCATCGAGCACCCGCGGTACGACCTGGTCGGCGTGTACGTGTACGCCGACGCGAAGGTCGGCCGCGACGCCGGTGAACTGTGCGGCATGGAGCCGACCGGCGTCCGTGCCACCGGCAGCATCGACGACATTCTCGCCGCCAGTCCCGACTGTGTGTTGTACATGCCGGTGCTCGAGGCGGTCAGGACCGACGAGATCTGCCAACTCCTCGAGTCAGGCGCCAACGTCGTCACGAGCGTCACCGACTTCCACTACCCGGAGGGCCTCGACCCCGATGTACGGCAGCGGATCCAGGCCGCGTGCCAGCGCGGCTGTACATCGCTGCACGCCACGGGCTCGAGCCCGGGCTGGATCACCGAGGTCTTCCCGCTCGCGGTGACCGCCCTCCAGCGCCGGCTCGATCGCCTGACGATCGAGGAGTTCGCCGACATGACGACGCGCAACTCACCGGAGCTGCTCTCCCAGATGTTCGGCGGAGACCCCGCGGCGATGGACCTCACGCGGGTGGCCGCCAGCCTGGGCGAAGATTTCGGCACCTCGCTGCGCCAACTCGCCGACGGCCTTTCGGTACCTCTCGACGAGGTCACCGCGACAGGAACGGTGGGCACGGCGGCGAAACCGGTGAAGGTTGCCACCACGACCGTCGAGGCCGGCACGGTCGCCGCATGGCGGTTCGAGGTCACCGGCTGGCGAGACGGCAAGCCGTTCATGGTGGTCCGGCCCACCTGGTACCTCACCCAAGATCTCGAACAGGACTGGAAAGGGCAGGTGCGCGACACCGGCTGGCACGTCGTCGTCGAGGGTGACGCGCCCCTCGACATCGACATCCGTGTCACGTCCGAGAACTACGCTGCCGTCTCGCCCGGCTACAGCGCCCACATCGTCGTCAACGCCGTGCCTTTGGTCTGCGAGGCACCGCCCGGCATCAGGACCACCCTCGACCTGCCGCGGATGGTCGCGGACCTGGCCTGA
- a CDS encoding MFS transporter: MRRAVAPRRWKALTVIAIAQLMVVLDATVVNIALPHAQADLDISDGNRQWVITAYSLAFGGLLLLGGRIGDLWGRKRAFVVGLVGFALASALGGAAVNLGMLLASRALQGVFGALLAPAALSLLTVAFTEAKERAKAFGIFGAIAAAGGAVGLLLGGVLTEYINWRWCMYVNIVFAVVAAAGATVYISDRGDQRNRDRLDVVGTLLATVGLVALVYSFARAEQDGWGSGLTIGMFVAAVVLLAAFALVETRVKAPLLPLRVITDRNRGGAYLSIGLAMIGMFGQFLFLTYFLQLNKGYSPVLCGIAFLPLVVCLVIGSTQIGTRLVNRVPARFLMGPGFLLAAIGMALLTQLEVDSSFATHVLPSEILLGLGMGTASMPGMSLATSRVRPQDAGVASAMVNVSQQVGGSIGTALLNTVAASATSSWIAARAFPGSVPEAAAQQAAVHGYAVAFGWGTAIMALAALIAFVLVNGGGRSGAGSASESAQQVAIPVVAH, encoded by the coding sequence GTGCGCCGGGCAGTCGCTCCCCGGCGCTGGAAGGCGCTGACGGTCATCGCGATCGCCCAGCTGATGGTCGTGCTGGACGCGACGGTCGTGAACATCGCGCTGCCGCACGCCCAGGCGGACCTGGACATCTCCGACGGCAACCGGCAGTGGGTGATCACCGCCTACAGCCTCGCCTTCGGCGGTCTGCTCCTGTTGGGCGGACGGATCGGCGACCTGTGGGGCCGCAAGCGCGCCTTCGTGGTGGGCCTGGTCGGCTTCGCCCTGGCCTCCGCTCTCGGCGGCGCCGCCGTCAACCTCGGCATGCTCCTCGCCTCCCGCGCCCTCCAGGGCGTCTTCGGTGCCCTGCTCGCCCCCGCCGCGCTGTCCCTGCTCACCGTGGCGTTCACCGAGGCCAAGGAGCGCGCCAAGGCGTTCGGCATCTTCGGCGCCATCGCCGCGGCAGGCGGTGCGGTCGGCCTGCTCCTGGGCGGTGTGCTCACCGAGTACATCAACTGGCGCTGGTGCATGTACGTCAACATCGTCTTCGCCGTCGTGGCCGCGGCCGGTGCCACCGTCTACATCAGCGATCGCGGGGACCAGCGCAACCGCGACCGGCTCGACGTCGTGGGCACACTGCTGGCCACAGTCGGACTCGTCGCCCTGGTCTACAGCTTCGCCCGGGCGGAGCAGGACGGTTGGGGCTCCGGCCTCACCATCGGCATGTTCGTCGCCGCGGTCGTGCTGCTCGCCGCGTTCGCCCTGGTCGAGACCCGGGTCAAGGCACCCCTCCTGCCGCTTCGCGTGATCACGGATCGCAACCGTGGCGGCGCCTACCTCTCCATCGGTCTGGCCATGATCGGCATGTTCGGCCAGTTCCTGTTCCTGACCTACTTCCTGCAGCTGAACAAGGGCTACTCGCCGGTCCTGTGCGGGATCGCCTTCCTGCCGCTGGTCGTCTGCTTGGTCATCGGGTCCACCCAGATCGGCACCCGTCTGGTCAACCGTGTCCCGGCCCGCTTCCTGATGGGGCCCGGCTTCCTGCTGGCCGCCATCGGCATGGCGCTCCTGACACAGCTCGAGGTGGACAGCTCCTTCGCCACCCACGTCCTGCCCTCCGAGATCCTGCTCGGCCTGGGCATGGGTACGGCCTCGATGCCCGGCATGAGTCTGGCCACCTCCCGCGTCCGGCCGCAGGACGCGGGTGTCGCCTCCGCGATGGTCAACGTCTCGCAGCAGGTCGGCGGCTCCATCGGTACCGCGCTGCTGAACACGGTCGCCGCCAGCGCCACCAGCAGCTGGATCGCCGCACGCGCGTTTCCCGGTTCCGTCCCCGAGGCGGCCGCCCAGCAGGCCGCCGTCCACGGCTACGCCGTGGCCTTCGGCTGGGGCACCGCCATCATGGCGCTGGCCGCGCTGATCGCCTTCGTCCTCGTCAACGGCGGTGGCCGCAGCGGGGCCGGCTCCGCCAGCGAGTCCGCGCAGCAGGTCGCGATCCCGGTCGTCGCGCACTGA
- a CDS encoding aldo/keto reductase codes for MEYRRLGNTGTVVSNLALGTMTFGDETSQEEAFVQMDAFLEAGGNLMDTADLYNHGVTEEIIGRWLASRPSDVTDRVVLATKGRFPFTDDVNDIGLSRRHLSRALDGSLRRLGVDSVDLYQVHAWDPLTPIEETLAFFDSAVRAGKIRYAGLSNFTGWQLQLAVSTARAGGWPVPVTLQEQYNLAVREVEWEVLPAAVHNGLGVLPWSPLASGFLTGKYTRGVQPGPDTRAGGSNPLYQYTSANYANADRIWDSVDAVVQVAKETGASPAQVALSWVADRTGVTSVIIGARDMKQLTDNLGAADLHLDADATAFLDKATDPSPTPYPYGPFGLAQSSRTVNGGAQLG; via the coding sequence ATGGAATACCGCCGACTCGGCAACACCGGCACGGTCGTGTCGAACCTTGCACTCGGCACGATGACCTTCGGCGACGAGACCTCGCAGGAGGAGGCGTTCGTCCAGATGGACGCCTTCCTGGAAGCGGGCGGAAACCTCATGGACACCGCCGACCTCTACAACCACGGCGTGACCGAGGAGATCATCGGCCGGTGGCTGGCGAGCCGTCCGAGCGACGTCACCGACCGGGTGGTGCTCGCCACCAAGGGCCGGTTCCCGTTCACCGACGACGTCAACGACATCGGCCTGTCCCGGCGCCATCTCTCCCGGGCGCTGGACGGTTCGCTTCGCCGACTGGGCGTGGACAGCGTCGACCTGTACCAGGTGCATGCCTGGGACCCGCTGACCCCGATCGAGGAAACTCTGGCGTTCTTCGACTCCGCCGTCCGGGCAGGCAAGATCCGCTACGCGGGCCTGTCGAACTTCACCGGCTGGCAGCTCCAGCTCGCGGTCTCCACCGCCCGCGCGGGCGGCTGGCCGGTCCCGGTGACCTTGCAGGAGCAGTACAACCTCGCCGTCCGCGAGGTGGAGTGGGAAGTGTTGCCGGCGGCGGTGCACAACGGACTCGGCGTACTGCCCTGGTCACCTCTGGCGAGCGGCTTCCTGACAGGGAAGTACACGCGCGGGGTCCAGCCCGGGCCCGACACCCGGGCCGGCGGAAGCAACCCGCTGTACCAGTACACCTCGGCCAACTACGCCAACGCCGACCGGATCTGGGACTCGGTCGATGCGGTCGTCCAGGTGGCCAAGGAGACCGGTGCCTCGCCCGCCCAGGTGGCGCTCAGCTGGGTCGCCGACCGAACAGGGGTCACCTCGGTCATCATCGGCGCCCGTGACATGAAGCAGCTGACCGACAACCTCGGCGCCGCCGACCTGCACCTCGACGCGGACGCCACGGCCTTCCTCGACAAGGCCACTGACCCGAGCCCGACGCCGTACCCCTACGGCCCGTTCGGCCTCGCCCAGAGCAGCCGAACCGTCAACGGCGGCGCCCAGCTGGGTTGA
- a CDS encoding FAD:protein FMN transferase: MHHHITRHPGEGSRPTTAVGPEVEAGRPDARGSRFAFDAIGTGWQIDTDEPLSGSLRRRVLDRIRRFDATYSRFRPDSLVSRIAAAPAGGRFEFPEDSLALFDLYDRLATATGGAVDPLVGRELELLGYDASYSLTPAPQTVRAQERARGRATWAADIVRDGRTLVTQRPVVIDVGAVGKGYLVDIVSAILRDAGITRFVIDASGDLRHAGDRAIRVGLEHPFDPQLVVGVAHLRGRALCASGVRTRAWGDGLHHLLDARTGRPARKVAAAWVVADSAALADGLATALFFTEARRLAQTFDFAHVRMYASGHAEISRNFDGGLFT; this comes from the coding sequence GTGCACCACCACATCACGCGACACCCGGGCGAGGGCTCCAGGCCGACAACCGCCGTCGGACCGGAAGTCGAAGCCGGCAGACCGGACGCCAGAGGCAGCCGTTTCGCCTTCGACGCCATCGGCACCGGCTGGCAGATCGACACCGACGAGCCGCTGAGCGGCAGTCTGCGCCGCCGGGTCCTGGACCGCATCCGGCGATTCGACGCCACCTACTCGCGCTTCCGCCCCGACTCGCTCGTGTCCCGGATCGCGGCCGCCCCGGCCGGGGGCCGGTTCGAGTTCCCGGAGGACTCACTGGCCCTGTTCGACCTCTACGACCGCCTCGCCACCGCGACCGGCGGTGCCGTCGACCCACTCGTCGGCCGTGAGCTCGAACTCCTCGGATACGACGCCTCGTACTCCCTCACACCCGCTCCGCAGACGGTTCGGGCCCAGGAACGCGCCCGCGGCCGGGCAACCTGGGCGGCGGACATCGTGCGGGACGGCAGGACGCTCGTCACCCAGCGCCCGGTTGTGATCGACGTGGGAGCGGTGGGAAAGGGCTACCTGGTGGACATCGTCTCGGCGATCCTCCGGGATGCCGGAATCACACGGTTCGTCATCGACGCCAGCGGTGATCTGCGCCATGCGGGGGACCGCGCCATCCGAGTCGGCCTGGAGCATCCGTTCGACCCGCAGCTCGTCGTCGGTGTGGCGCACCTGCGGGGACGGGCGCTGTGCGCGTCCGGGGTCCGCACACGCGCCTGGGGCGACGGGCTGCACCACCTGCTCGACGCGCGCACCGGTCGTCCGGCCAGGAAGGTGGCCGCCGCCTGGGTCGTGGCCGACAGTGCCGCTCTCGCCGACGGACTGGCGACGGCGCTGTTCTTCACCGAGGCGCGCCGGCTCGCGCAGACCTTCGACTTCGCCCACGTTCGCATGTACGCCAGCGGCCACGCGGAGATCTCGCGGAACTTCGACGGCGGGCTGTTCACCTGA